From the genome of Deinococcus aerolatus:
CTCCAGAGTTGCAACCGGCCGAACGCTTGTGGTCGCTCACCGATATGCCCCTGAAAAACCGACATTTCCCCACCCTGGACGCCCTGACTGAGCGGCTCGCGGCCCGGTGTCGGTGGCTGGAAGGTCAGTGTGAACGGGTGCGCTCCCTGACCCTCTTCCATTGGTGGCCTCGTGTAACAAATTAACCGGGATTCGTATCAGTCGGCCGCCGTCTCCGCCCCGGCCACTTCCAGCGCCGCCAGCGCACGTTCGGCGCTCATGGCGGCGCGGGTGCCTGCGCCGACGCTGGTGCCCAGTTGACGGTAGATGTAGTCGCTGACATCACCCGCCGCGAACAGCAGCGGCACGCTGGTGTAAATCTCGTCGGTGACGTCGACGTAACCGTCCTCGCGCAACCTGACGGTGTCCTTGACGAACTCGGTGTTCGGCACGTGGCCGATGAAGATGAACACGCCGTCTATTGCCATGTCGCTGACCTCGCCCGTCTTGAGGTTCCTCATGCGCACGCCACTGACCGCGCCGTCGCCCTGAATCTCCTCGACGGCGGTGTCCCAGATGAACTTCATCTTGGGGTTGGCAAACGCCCGGGCCTGGGCCACCTTGTTGGCACGCAGGGTGTCGCGGCGGTGGATCAGGGTGACCTCATCCGCGAACTTGGTCAGGAACAGGCCTTCCTCCACGGCGGCGTCTCCCCCACCGATCACGACCACCTTCTTGCCCCGGTAGAAGAAGCCGTCACAGGTGGCGCAGGTGCTGACGCCCCGGCCCCAGAACTCCTCCTCGCCCGGCACGTTCAGGCGCTTGGGGTTGGCGCCCGTCGCCAGAATCACGCTCTTGGCACGGTAGTTGCCGCCATAGCCCTTCACCACAAAGGGGTAGTGGGCATCGCCGGTCTGCTCGATGGCCTCAACCTCGTCCATCTCGATCTTGCCGCCGAATTTCTCGGCCTGCTGCTGCATCCGCCCTGCGAGTTCCATGCCGCTGATCGGCTCGGGAAAGCCGGGGTAGTTCTCGACCTCCTCGGTCTGGGCGATCTGGCCGCCGGGCAGCCCCTTTTCCAGAATCAGGGTGCTGAGGCTGGCACGCCCCGTGTAGATGGCAGCCGTCAGTCCGGCGGGGCCGCCGCCGACGATCACGACGTCATAGTCCTGTGTTTGGGGAAGGGTGGTGGTCATGAAAACAGCGTACCACCGCCCAACCAACATGTTGGTTAAGCACGCACAGTTTACTTTTTAAAGCATGGATCGGACGAGACCTGTCTCCACACAGCGAACGGGGCTTGTTCAATTATTGATAATGAATTATCATTCTCGGATGATCAGACCGCTTGCCCTTTTCCTGCTGCTTTCCGGGGTGGCCTCTGCCGCGCCCATGCCGGTCAGCGTCACCACCTCCATCATTGCCGACCTCGTCGGTAACGTCGGTGGGGCGCGGGTGGCCGTCAACACCATCGTTCCCGCCGGCACAGACACCCACACCTTCCAGCCGTCCACCGGCGTGATTCGCAGCCTGAGTCGGAGCCGTGTGTTGTTCGCCAACGGCGCGGGCCTGGAGCCGTGGCTGCCGCAGTTGCAGAAATCCGCGCCTGGCGTGCCGGTCAGGCCGTTGACGGCGGGCCTGAAGCTGCTGCGGCAGGACGGCGGCAGCGACCCCCATGCCTGGTGGAACCTGGAACTGGCGGCGGGTTACGTCAGGAACGCGCAGAAGGCGTTGACGGCGCTGGACCCGGCAGGGAAAACCACCTATGCCAGCAACGCTGCCGCGTACCTCGGCAAGCTGAGCGAGGCTGACGCGTATGCCAGAAAACAGTTCGCCACGCTGCCCGCCAGCAGGCGCCAGATCGTGACCAACCATGACGCGCTGAACTACCTTGCGGACCGCTACGGCCTGACGATTGTGGGGGCGGTGATTCCCGGCCTCAGCACCGAGCGCGAGCCCAGCGCACGGGAACTCGCGGCGCTGATCTCAGCGGTGAAGAAAAGCGGGGCCAGGGTGATCTTCACCGAAAACACCGTGAACACCCGGCTGGCCGAGGCGCTGGCCAGCGAAACGGGCGCGCGCATCGCCCCGCCGCTGTACACCGACGCGCTGGGCGCACCGGGCAGCGCCGGCGGCACATTCCTGAAGGCGTTCCGTTTCAATGTGGACAGCATGGTCAAGGCGCTGCGCTGAGCGGAGCGAGGGCGCCAGCCAGAAGCCTGCGACATGCAGCCCCGGCGTCCAGACGCAAAAGTCTCTGGACCCGGTTGAACCAGTCCGGACCCTGACGATTCAGGCGCTGCGCCGGACATTGACCACCATGCGGCGGAAACGCGGCGTTGCACTCGAGATTGTTGCCGCTGACCTCGGATACACCGACATCCGGACACTGCTGGCGTTTTACCGCACCGTTGAGGACGGGGAACGCCTGACGCACGGGAAGGACGCAGCCACAGCGTCCCACTACTTTGCACCCCTCGATCTCAAACACAAAGGCATCTTTCCAGGCCAGTTTGCGGCCGACCTGGTCGAAGCTCAATCCGCCGCCCGGCTCAGCGACGACAGGTCCCCACGGTACCCCAGCGCCTGGGACAGTCGGCGTGCAGCGCCCACCACCGCAGAAATAAAATCACGACGCTTGGTGGGATCAAGCCGCATCATTGGGCCAGCAACGCTCAGCGCGGCAATCACCTGACCGTGGTGGTCAAAGACCGGTGCGGCGATCGAGAACGTGTCCTCTTCGAGATCAGAAAGCGCGAGATGATAGCCGTCGGTCCGGATCCGGCGAAGGATGGCCTGCAGGTCCTCTGCGTTGTTGACGGTGGTGCCGGTGAACTGATCCAGACTGGAGTGCAAGACCTGCTCGACCACCTCTTGAGGTGCGTGGGCCAGCAGAACTTTGGGGGTGCCGCCGGCGTGAAGTGGCCCGATGCGCCCCACCTGCGCGTACATGCGGATGGGTTGAGGCGAAATCCGGACGTCCAGGACCAGCGAATGAAGTCCCTCGCGCACAACCAGATGTACGTTTTCCATGGTCAGGGCCGCCAGCTCATCCAGAACCGGCGTGGCAGCCTTCGACAGTGACCACTGCTGTTCGGCGCGTTTGCCCAACAGGTACGCGCTGCGGCCCAGCACGCTGGCATGATCTGCGTCGACGGTCACGTAGCCGAGACTCTCCAGCGTTCGGATGATGCGGAAGACCTTGCTCTTGGTCAGCCCCGTCAGCTCAGCCAGTTGACGGGCTTTGAGGCCAGGATGTTCTCCAACGGCCTCCAGCACCTGAAGGGCGGACTCGAGGACGGTGATGCCATACGTGGGTCCGGTGGTCTGAAGGGGGTCACTTGACTTTTTCATGCGCTTCCCACACACTAGCGACCTACACAAGTCATTTAGTGAATCGTTGGTTCATACAATGAACCACAAGAGGGGAGACCATGATCAGCTCAGCAGAGCAGGCCATCCTGGACGCCGTCAACCTCGACACTCCGTGGGAACTGATCGAACGGTTCACCACCCTCAAGCGTGAAGATCCCGAGGACGTGAAGCAGGCAGCCGCGCTGATCGCCGAACGTCTGGCCCAGCATGGCGTTCCCGTCGACATCCACCATCCCGAACTGTTCCTGAGCATCCCGCGCTCAGCCAGCGTGACCATCGGCGACACCACCCTGTTCGCCAAAGCGATGGCGATGAGCGCCGTCTTTCCGGAGGGCTTGAGTGCGCCCCTGGTCTATCAGCCCAGCGGCTACGCGCTGGACGCCGACGACCTGTTCTCGCGTCAGGCGGCGGTGGACGAGATGGACGTGCGCGGCAAGATCGTGGTCAGCGAAGGCTTCGGGATGCCAGGCAAGGTCAGCGATCTGGAACGGCGCGGCGCGCTGGCCGTCATCGCCATCAACCCTGGAAAGCGCGCCCACTGGGGCGTCTGCACCACCATCTGGGGCAGCCCGGACCTGTACGACCTGCCGCGCAAGCCGGGCGTGGCAGTGGTCAACGTGAACGCCGAGGACGGGCAGCGCCTGATCGAGTGGGCCCGCGCCGGCGGCGAGGTCACCCTGAAAACCGA
Proteins encoded in this window:
- the trxB gene encoding thioredoxin-disulfide reductase, with the protein product MTTTLPQTQDYDVVIVGGGPAGLTAAIYTGRASLSTLILEKGLPGGQIAQTEEVENYPGFPEPISGMELAGRMQQQAEKFGGKIEMDEVEAIEQTGDAHYPFVVKGYGGNYRAKSVILATGANPKRLNVPGEEEFWGRGVSTCATCDGFFYRGKKVVVIGGGDAAVEEGLFLTKFADEVTLIHRRDTLRANKVAQARAFANPKMKFIWDTAVEEIQGDGAVSGVRMRNLKTGEVSDMAIDGVFIFIGHVPNTEFVKDTVRLREDGYVDVTDEIYTSVPLLFAAGDVSDYIYRQLGTSVGAGTRAAMSAERALAALEVAGAETAAD
- a CDS encoding metal ABC transporter solute-binding protein, Zn/Mn family, producing the protein MIRPLALFLLLSGVASAAPMPVSVTTSIIADLVGNVGGARVAVNTIVPAGTDTHTFQPSTGVIRSLSRSRVLFANGAGLEPWLPQLQKSAPGVPVRPLTAGLKLLRQDGGSDPHAWWNLELAAGYVRNAQKALTALDPAGKTTYASNAAAYLGKLSEADAYARKQFATLPASRRQIVTNHDALNYLADRYGLTIVGAVIPGLSTEREPSARELAALISAVKKSGARVIFTENTVNTRLAEALASETGARIAPPLYTDALGAPGSAGGTFLKAFRFNVDSMVKALR
- a CDS encoding IclR family transcriptional regulator, with protein sequence MKKSSDPLQTTGPTYGITVLESALQVLEAVGEHPGLKARQLAELTGLTKSKVFRIIRTLESLGYVTVDADHASVLGRSAYLLGKRAEQQWSLSKAATPVLDELAALTMENVHLVVREGLHSLVLDVRISPQPIRMYAQVGRIGPLHAGGTPKVLLAHAPQEVVEQVLHSSLDQFTGTTVNNAEDLQAILRRIRTDGYHLALSDLEEDTFSIAAPVFDHHGQVIAALSVAGPMMRLDPTKRRDFISAVVGAARRLSQALGYRGDLSSLSRAAD